One segment of Vespa velutina chromosome 17, iVesVel2.1, whole genome shotgun sequence DNA contains the following:
- the LOC124955163 gene encoding phosphoinositide 3-kinase regulatory subunit 4 isoform X4, with protein MGNQLVGIAPSQIFPVEHYLTDHNDLLFDVNLGSTRFFKVARARSEEGLIVVKVFAIHDPTLPLSAYKEKLEEIRSKLASAVNCLPFQRTILTEKAGSIMREYVKYSLYDRISTRPFLTSIEKKWITFQVLYALHQAHKFGVCHGDIKLENIMITSWNWVLLTDFASFKPTYLPEDNPADFSYFFDTSRRRTCYIAPERFVKTLSSELSNTILLPEQEVKTGDLNPMMDIFSAGCALTELYNEGHPPFDFSQLLAYRNNEYSVAKHLDSIEDVGIRELLGSMLERNPTNRKCAEIYLAQARGTVFPEYFYSFLQSYMLIFSAAPILSPDEKINRLKKDIGNIISIFKAEETERIKMNQKNGQCASNPESTKEDSGQSEENTVIETDSDQSFDKTELNQVDQKTSSIPDTGCDIATEQNSHPKQSQVEKNSTEVDKKSITPAEILEGLVIVTQLVTSCIRGLHHSQSKLQSLEIMLELAENTSDETILDRILPYIFHLVHDPAPRVRVSAIHTLTKCLHLVKSIPPSDVNIFPEYILPGLSHITQDEAVIVRAAYAENIAHLAHIALRYLENSHLSNLGNKEGPKPSYDSELQTLHEMVQQSVSMLLTDPQNLVKQTLMENGINKLCVFFGKQKANDILLSHVITFLNDKEDKELRGSFFECIVGVAAYVGWHSSPILMPLLQQGLADPEEFVTTKAINAMTTLTELGLLHKSALYQLLSETMIFLVHPNLWIRHATVGFISASARTLNVVDVQCKVQTMIQPYLKHPLIQIEKEVLLLEALVAPILRIIYDEVIKCNDIEKLFQVLEQRQSARVEASTGIVPRYNDMSISLSKLFRRLNSESMTETVEDQLLIMKPHLMKINKYRNSVDTKQSTVKPLDGKLELNTMKDKIRHHIVILYPDTKGDLGLPSYKRLDRRTSDTTGTYASMNQEWRTMFAAQENTQHTVLKLADMTGNSGSPNQSMHGGDIHLSPQHSLSDMNSINDHSLHERSYIQYRCAPCRLEVRQLTYRKQEQHAAALRAQHWADNIAWQTGSRLLPSGWRPRGVPVAHLHEHRAAVNRLVSIPDSSLFASSSADGCIKIWDASRMEGRSIVNRSRQTYMHRGGPLVGLAVCEQGQSIASSASQSGTVFILRIEPNSSKMSVLYTRQLDIQDEGCAVDIQYLDSGSQSVLVYASLYGSLVGWDLRCPGTTWRLENDLKYGIITSFCVNSYQQWLTLGTSSGVHTCWDLRFQLPITNIKHPTGARVRKVITHPTEHSWIISAVQGNNEISMWNLETDFRQMVLWASSAPPLSHSQGGHSVCSMYSGCIDRSGFLLAGGTDMRLRFWDLNTPNDSHVALPAANDVVPPNSYAYEQRLIDGTNVVQEVLAGGCSMPSSGGGSNARGRNPEEGGQGPETPPSGHHDTISADKLVEQGKMSVLDMHKDRDLSFCKFLSNVPYRLFLDVADNLDLDNNQISD; from the exons ATGGGAAATCAACTAGTGGGCATTGCCCCCAGCCAAATATTTCCAGTAGAACATTATTTAACAGATCACAATGATTTACTATTCGATGTTAA CCTAGGAAGCACTAGATTTTTCAAAGTAGCACGAGCACGAAGCGAAGAGGGATTGATAGTAGTTAAAGTTTTTGCAATACACGATCCAACATTACCACTGTCAGCTTATAAGGAGAAACTAGAAGAGATTAGATCAAAGCTTGCTTCTGCAGTTAATTGTTTACCCTTTCAAAGAACAATT TTGACAGAAAAGGCTGGCTCAATAATGAgagaatatgtaaaatattctttgtatGATAGAATTAGCACTAGGCCATTTTTAACAAGCATTGAAAAAAAGTGGATTACTTTTCAAGTTCTCTATGCGCTTCATCAAGCTCATAAg TTTGGAGTTTGTCATGGAGACATAAAactagaaaatataatgataaccAGCTGGAACTGGGTACTGCTAACAGACTTTGCAAGTTTTAAACCAACCTATCTACCAGAGGATAATCCTGCtgatttctcttatttttttgacacgtcaagaagaagaacatgCTATATAGCACCCGAAAGATTTGTAAAAACGCTTTCCTCTGAATTGAGCAATACCATTCTATTACCGGAACAAGAAGTCAAAACCGGTGATTTGAATCCAATGATGGATATATTCTCCGCAGGTTGCGCTTTAACAGAATTATACAATGAAGGACATCCACCATTTGACTTTTCCCAACTTTTAG CATATAGGAATAATGAATATTCGGTTGCCAAACATTTGGATTCTATAGAAGATGTTGGTATAAGAGAACTACTTGGTTCTATGCTAGAAAGGAATCCTACAAATCGAAAATGTGCCGAGATTTACTTAGCACAAGCTCGTGGAACGGTCTTTcctgaatatttttattcttttctacaGTCTTACATGCTTATATTCTCAGCAGCGCCCATTCTTTCACCggatgagaaaataaatagattgaaaaaagatattggaaatattataaGCATATTTAAAGCAGAAGAAACTGAGAGGATAAAGATGAATCAAAAGAACGGCCAATGCGCGAGTAATCCAGAATCCACAAAAGAAGATTCTGGTCAAAGCGAAGAAAATACAGTAATTGAAACTGACAGTGATCAAAGTTTTGATAAGACCGAATTAAATCAAGTAGATCAGAAAACCTCATCAATACCTGATACTGGCTGTGATATTGCGACTGAACAGAATTCTCATCCTAAACAATCGCAAGTGGAGAAAAATAGTACGGAGGTggataaaaaaagtattaccCCTGCTGAGATTTTAGAAGGTCTTGTTATCGTAACGCAACTTGTAACCTCCTGTATAAGAGGTCTACATCATTCTCAATCTAAATTGCAAAGTTTAGAAATTATGCTTGAATTGGCAGAAAATACGTCGGACGAAACGATTCTTGACAGAATTTTGCCATATATC ttTCATTTAGTTCATGATCCAGCACCACGCGTAAGAGTATCCGCTATTCATACATTAACGAAATGTTTACATCTTGTTAAATCGATCCCACCCTCTGACGTGAATATATTTCCTGAATATATTCTACCAGGGTTATCGCATATTACTCAAGATGAGGCAGTTATTGTTAGAGCAGCTTATGCGGAAAATATCGCCCATCTCGCTCATATTGCGTTACGATACCTTGAGAATTCTCACTTATCTAATCTCGGAAACAAAGAAGGACCAAAGCCTAGTTACGATAGTGAGCTGCAAACGTTGCACGAAATG GTGCAACAATCTGTGTCTATGCTTTTAACAGATCCGCAAAATTTGGTTAAGCAAACTTTAATGGAAAATGGAATAAACAAGTTGTGTGTATTTTTTGGAAAACAAAAGGCAAATGACATTTTACTGAGTCACGTTATCACTTTCTTAAATgacaaagaagataaagagctTAGGGGATCGTTTTTCGAATGCATAGTCGGCGTAGCAGCTTATGTTGGCTGGCATAGTAGTCCAATACTTATGCCTCTTCTTCAACAAGGTTTAGCTGATCCTGAAGAATTTGTTACGACAAAAGCTATTAATGCAATGACGACTCTTACAGAGTTGGGTTTATTACATAAATCTGCATTGTATCAACTTCTATCCGAAACTATGATTTTCTTG GTGCATCCGAACTTGTGGATCAGGCATGCAACTGTAGGATTTATATCGGCGTCAGCGAGAACACTCAATGTAGTCGATGTACAATGTAAAGTTCAAACGATGATACAACCATATTTAAAACATCCACTTATTCAGATTGAGAAGgaagttttattattagaagcTCTTGTGGCCCCTATTTTACGTATAATTTATGATGAGGTAATAAAATGCAATGACatagagaaattatttcaagtcCTTGAACAAAGACAATCCGCAAGGGTCGAGGCATCTACAGGGATTGTTCCACGATATAACGATATGTCAATTTCTTTAAGCAAA CTTTTTAGACGTTTGAATTCCGAATCTATGACGGAAACGGTTGAGGATCAATTGCTCATAATGAAGCCgcatttaatgaaaataaataaatatcgtaattCGGTTGATACCAAACAGAGCACGGTTAAACCTCTAGATGGAAAATTAGAGTTGAATACTATGAAGGATAAAATAAGACATCACATTGTCATACTATATCCAGATACAAAAGGTGATTTAGGTCTTCCATCTTATAAACGATTGGATAGAAGAACGTCCGACACTACCGGTACTTATGCCTCGATGAATCAAGAATGGCGCACGATGTTTGCTGCTCAAGAGAATACCCAG CATACGGTATTAAAATTGGCGGATATGACTGGAAATAGTGGAAGTCCTAATCAAAGTATGCATGGAGGTGATATACATTTGTCACCACAACATAGTCTGTCTGACATGAATAGTATAAACGACCATTCTCTACACGAGCGTTCTTACATACAAT ATCGATGTGCACCTTGCAGATTAGAAGTAAGACAATTGACTTATAGAAAACAAGAGCAGCATGCGGCTGCTTTAAGGGCACAACATTGGGCTGATAATATTGCATGGCAAACTG GCTCTAGATTACTACCAAGTGGATGGAGACCACGAGGTGTTCCCGTTGCTCATCTCCACGAACATAGAGCTGCAGTTAATAGATTAGTGTCTATCCCAGACAGCAGTCTCTTTGCCAGTTCTTCGGCGGATGGATGCATTAAAATATGGGATGCTAGCAGAATGGAAGGTCGAAGCATTGTCAATCGTTCTAG GCAAACGTACATGCATAGAGGTGGGCCCCTTGTTGGTTTAGCTGTCTGTGAACAGGGACAATCGATAGCAAGTTCTGCTAGCCAATCTGGAACAGTATTTATATTGAGGATAGAACCAAATTCCAGTAAAATGAGTGTTCTTTACACTCGACAGTTGGACATTCAA GACGAAGGATGTGCAGttgatatacaatatttagaTTCTGGATCGCAATCAGTTCTTGTATATGCTTCGCTATATGGATCCTTAGTAGGATGGGACTTGCGATGTCCCGGAACGACGTGGCGATTGGAAAATGATTTGAAGTATGGAATAATAACTTCATTTTGTGTTAATAGTTATCAACAATGGTTAACTCTTGGTACAAGCTCAGGTGTCCATACTTGTTGGGATTTAAGATTCCAATTACCGATTACCAATATCAAACATCCAACGG GGGCAAGAGTTAGGAAAGTTATAACACATCCTACTGAACATTCATGGATAATATCAGCCGTACAAGGGAACAATGAAATTTCCATGTGGAATTTAGAAACGGATTTCAGACAAATGGTACTTTGGGCGTCGAGCGCGCCACCGCTCAGTCATAGTCAAGGTGGTCACAGCGTTTGTTCGATGTATTCGGGATGCATCGACCGTTCGGGCTTTTTATTAGCTGGTGGAACTGATATGCGATTACGTTTTTGGGACTTGAACACACCCAATGATTCTCACGTTGCATTACCCGCAGCCAATGACGTTGTTCCTCCAAATTCATACGCATATGA GCAACGCTTGATAGACGGTACAAATGTGGTTCAAGAAGTATTAGCTGGTGGTTGTTCTATGCCTTCGTCAGGAGGAGGTAGTAATGCCAGAGGAAGAAATCCAGAGGAAGGTGGACAAGGACCAGAAACTCCACCATCTGGTCATCACGACACTATATCTGC GGACAAACTGGTTGAACAGGGAAAGATGAGCGTCTTGGATATGCATAAGGATCGGGATTTATCGTTCTGCAAATTTCTCTCCAACGTTCCTTACCGGCTTTTCCTCGACGTTGCCGATAACCTTGATTTAGATAATAATCAGATCTCTGATTAG
- the LOC124955163 gene encoding phosphoinositide 3-kinase regulatory subunit 4 isoform X1: protein MGNQLVGIAPSQIFPVEHYLTDHNDLLFDVNLGSTRFFKVARARSEEGLIVVKVFAIHDPTLPLSAYKEKLEEIRSKLASAVNCLPFQRTILTEKAGSIMREYVKYSLYDRISTRPFLTSIEKKWITFQVLYALHQAHKFGVCHGDIKLENIMITSWNWVLLTDFASFKPTYLPEDNPADFSYFFDTSRRRTCYIAPERFVKTLSSELSNTILLPEQEVKTGDLNPMMDIFSAGCALTELYNEGHPPFDFSQLLAYRNNEYSVAKHLDSIEDVGIRELLGSMLERNPTNRKCAEIYLAQARGTVFPEYFYSFLQSYMLIFSAAPILSPDEKINRLKKDIGNIISIFKAEETERIKMNQKNGQCASNPESTKEDSGQSEENTVIETDSDQSFDKTELNQVDQKTSSIPDTGCDIATEQNSHPKQSQVEKNSTEVDKKSITPAEILEGLVIVTQLVTSCIRGLHHSQSKLQSLEIMLELAENTSDETILDRILPYIFHLVHDPAPRVRVSAIHTLTKCLHLVKSIPPSDVNIFPEYILPGLSHITQDEAVIVRAAYAENIAHLAHIALRYLENSHLSNLGNKEGPKPSYDSELQTLHEMVQQSVSMLLTDPQNLVKQTLMENGINKLCVFFGKQKANDILLSHVITFLNDKEDKELRGSFFECIVGVAAYVGWHSSPILMPLLQQGLADPEEFVTTKAINAMTTLTELGLLHKSALYQLLSETMIFLVHPNLWIRHATVGFISASARTLNVVDVQCKVQTMIQPYLKHPLIQIEKEVLLLEALVAPILRIIYDEVIKCNDIEKLFQVLEQRQSARVEASTGIVPRYNDMSISLSKLFRRLNSESMTETVEDQLLIMKPHLMKINKYRNSVDTKQSTVKPLDGKLELNTMKDKIRHHIVILYPDTKGDLGLPSYKRLDRRTSDTTGTYASMNQEWRTMFAAQENTQHTVLKLADMTGNSGSPNQSMHGGDIHLSPQHSLSDMNSINDHSLHERSYIQYATLYGFADRCAPCRLEVRQLTYRKQEQHAAALRAQHWADNIAWQTGSRLLPSGWRPRGVPVAHLHEHRAAVNRLVSIPDSSLFASSSADGCIKIWDASRMEGRSIVNRSRQTYMHRGGPLVGLAVCEQGQSIASSASQSGTVFILRIEPNSSKMSVLYTRQLDIQDEGCAVDIQYLDSGSQSVLVYASLYGSLVGWDLRCPGTTWRLENDLKYGIITSFCVNSYQQWLTLGTSSGVHTCWDLRFQLPITNIKHPTGARVRKVITHPTEHSWIISAVQGNNEISMWNLETDFRQMVLWASSAPPLSHSQGGHSVCSMYSGCIDRSGFLLAGGTDMRLRFWDLNTPNDSHVALPAANDVVPPNSYAYEQRLIDGTNVVQEVLAGGCSMPSSGGGSNARGRNPEEGGQGPETPPSGHHDTISAVAMSNTCILTGSTDGLIQVWK from the exons ATGGGAAATCAACTAGTGGGCATTGCCCCCAGCCAAATATTTCCAGTAGAACATTATTTAACAGATCACAATGATTTACTATTCGATGTTAA CCTAGGAAGCACTAGATTTTTCAAAGTAGCACGAGCACGAAGCGAAGAGGGATTGATAGTAGTTAAAGTTTTTGCAATACACGATCCAACATTACCACTGTCAGCTTATAAGGAGAAACTAGAAGAGATTAGATCAAAGCTTGCTTCTGCAGTTAATTGTTTACCCTTTCAAAGAACAATT TTGACAGAAAAGGCTGGCTCAATAATGAgagaatatgtaaaatattctttgtatGATAGAATTAGCACTAGGCCATTTTTAACAAGCATTGAAAAAAAGTGGATTACTTTTCAAGTTCTCTATGCGCTTCATCAAGCTCATAAg TTTGGAGTTTGTCATGGAGACATAAAactagaaaatataatgataaccAGCTGGAACTGGGTACTGCTAACAGACTTTGCAAGTTTTAAACCAACCTATCTACCAGAGGATAATCCTGCtgatttctcttatttttttgacacgtcaagaagaagaacatgCTATATAGCACCCGAAAGATTTGTAAAAACGCTTTCCTCTGAATTGAGCAATACCATTCTATTACCGGAACAAGAAGTCAAAACCGGTGATTTGAATCCAATGATGGATATATTCTCCGCAGGTTGCGCTTTAACAGAATTATACAATGAAGGACATCCACCATTTGACTTTTCCCAACTTTTAG CATATAGGAATAATGAATATTCGGTTGCCAAACATTTGGATTCTATAGAAGATGTTGGTATAAGAGAACTACTTGGTTCTATGCTAGAAAGGAATCCTACAAATCGAAAATGTGCCGAGATTTACTTAGCACAAGCTCGTGGAACGGTCTTTcctgaatatttttattcttttctacaGTCTTACATGCTTATATTCTCAGCAGCGCCCATTCTTTCACCggatgagaaaataaatagattgaaaaaagatattggaaatattataaGCATATTTAAAGCAGAAGAAACTGAGAGGATAAAGATGAATCAAAAGAACGGCCAATGCGCGAGTAATCCAGAATCCACAAAAGAAGATTCTGGTCAAAGCGAAGAAAATACAGTAATTGAAACTGACAGTGATCAAAGTTTTGATAAGACCGAATTAAATCAAGTAGATCAGAAAACCTCATCAATACCTGATACTGGCTGTGATATTGCGACTGAACAGAATTCTCATCCTAAACAATCGCAAGTGGAGAAAAATAGTACGGAGGTggataaaaaaagtattaccCCTGCTGAGATTTTAGAAGGTCTTGTTATCGTAACGCAACTTGTAACCTCCTGTATAAGAGGTCTACATCATTCTCAATCTAAATTGCAAAGTTTAGAAATTATGCTTGAATTGGCAGAAAATACGTCGGACGAAACGATTCTTGACAGAATTTTGCCATATATC ttTCATTTAGTTCATGATCCAGCACCACGCGTAAGAGTATCCGCTATTCATACATTAACGAAATGTTTACATCTTGTTAAATCGATCCCACCCTCTGACGTGAATATATTTCCTGAATATATTCTACCAGGGTTATCGCATATTACTCAAGATGAGGCAGTTATTGTTAGAGCAGCTTATGCGGAAAATATCGCCCATCTCGCTCATATTGCGTTACGATACCTTGAGAATTCTCACTTATCTAATCTCGGAAACAAAGAAGGACCAAAGCCTAGTTACGATAGTGAGCTGCAAACGTTGCACGAAATG GTGCAACAATCTGTGTCTATGCTTTTAACAGATCCGCAAAATTTGGTTAAGCAAACTTTAATGGAAAATGGAATAAACAAGTTGTGTGTATTTTTTGGAAAACAAAAGGCAAATGACATTTTACTGAGTCACGTTATCACTTTCTTAAATgacaaagaagataaagagctTAGGGGATCGTTTTTCGAATGCATAGTCGGCGTAGCAGCTTATGTTGGCTGGCATAGTAGTCCAATACTTATGCCTCTTCTTCAACAAGGTTTAGCTGATCCTGAAGAATTTGTTACGACAAAAGCTATTAATGCAATGACGACTCTTACAGAGTTGGGTTTATTACATAAATCTGCATTGTATCAACTTCTATCCGAAACTATGATTTTCTTG GTGCATCCGAACTTGTGGATCAGGCATGCAACTGTAGGATTTATATCGGCGTCAGCGAGAACACTCAATGTAGTCGATGTACAATGTAAAGTTCAAACGATGATACAACCATATTTAAAACATCCACTTATTCAGATTGAGAAGgaagttttattattagaagcTCTTGTGGCCCCTATTTTACGTATAATTTATGATGAGGTAATAAAATGCAATGACatagagaaattatttcaagtcCTTGAACAAAGACAATCCGCAAGGGTCGAGGCATCTACAGGGATTGTTCCACGATATAACGATATGTCAATTTCTTTAAGCAAA CTTTTTAGACGTTTGAATTCCGAATCTATGACGGAAACGGTTGAGGATCAATTGCTCATAATGAAGCCgcatttaatgaaaataaataaatatcgtaattCGGTTGATACCAAACAGAGCACGGTTAAACCTCTAGATGGAAAATTAGAGTTGAATACTATGAAGGATAAAATAAGACATCACATTGTCATACTATATCCAGATACAAAAGGTGATTTAGGTCTTCCATCTTATAAACGATTGGATAGAAGAACGTCCGACACTACCGGTACTTATGCCTCGATGAATCAAGAATGGCGCACGATGTTTGCTGCTCAAGAGAATACCCAG CATACGGTATTAAAATTGGCGGATATGACTGGAAATAGTGGAAGTCCTAATCAAAGTATGCATGGAGGTGATATACATTTGTCACCACAACATAGTCTGTCTGACATGAATAGTATAAACGACCATTCTCTACACGAGCGTTCTTACATACAAT ATGCAACACTTTATGGTTTTGCAGATCGATGTGCACCTTGCAGATTAGAAGTAAGACAATTGACTTATAGAAAACAAGAGCAGCATGCGGCTGCTTTAAGGGCACAACATTGGGCTGATAATATTGCATGGCAAACTG GCTCTAGATTACTACCAAGTGGATGGAGACCACGAGGTGTTCCCGTTGCTCATCTCCACGAACATAGAGCTGCAGTTAATAGATTAGTGTCTATCCCAGACAGCAGTCTCTTTGCCAGTTCTTCGGCGGATGGATGCATTAAAATATGGGATGCTAGCAGAATGGAAGGTCGAAGCATTGTCAATCGTTCTAG GCAAACGTACATGCATAGAGGTGGGCCCCTTGTTGGTTTAGCTGTCTGTGAACAGGGACAATCGATAGCAAGTTCTGCTAGCCAATCTGGAACAGTATTTATATTGAGGATAGAACCAAATTCCAGTAAAATGAGTGTTCTTTACACTCGACAGTTGGACATTCAA GACGAAGGATGTGCAGttgatatacaatatttagaTTCTGGATCGCAATCAGTTCTTGTATATGCTTCGCTATATGGATCCTTAGTAGGATGGGACTTGCGATGTCCCGGAACGACGTGGCGATTGGAAAATGATTTGAAGTATGGAATAATAACTTCATTTTGTGTTAATAGTTATCAACAATGGTTAACTCTTGGTACAAGCTCAGGTGTCCATACTTGTTGGGATTTAAGATTCCAATTACCGATTACCAATATCAAACATCCAACGG GGGCAAGAGTTAGGAAAGTTATAACACATCCTACTGAACATTCATGGATAATATCAGCCGTACAAGGGAACAATGAAATTTCCATGTGGAATTTAGAAACGGATTTCAGACAAATGGTACTTTGGGCGTCGAGCGCGCCACCGCTCAGTCATAGTCAAGGTGGTCACAGCGTTTGTTCGATGTATTCGGGATGCATCGACCGTTCGGGCTTTTTATTAGCTGGTGGAACTGATATGCGATTACGTTTTTGGGACTTGAACACACCCAATGATTCTCACGTTGCATTACCCGCAGCCAATGACGTTGTTCCTCCAAATTCATACGCATATGA GCAACGCTTGATAGACGGTACAAATGTGGTTCAAGAAGTATTAGCTGGTGGTTGTTCTATGCCTTCGTCAGGAGGAGGTAGTAATGCCAGAGGAAGAAATCCAGAGGAAGGTGGACAAGGACCAGAAACTCCACCATCTGGTCATCACGACACTATATCTGCCGTAGCTATGTCCAATACGTGTATACTCACAGGCAGTACCGACGGATTAATACAAGTTTGGAAatga